A single Paenibacillus sp. FSL R5-0517 DNA region contains:
- a CDS encoding ribosomal protein L7/L12 codes for MEMNTLIWIVLSLLILVVLIRVTSLQRQLNELKRDVERLENGSTAIASPRSDYNYTLSPKEASPSHTSPPGQTDLDLELLALIQQGKKIMAIKRLREARGLSLKEAKDYVDSLER; via the coding sequence ATGGAAATGAACACCTTGATATGGATCGTTCTGTCGCTTCTGATCCTAGTAGTATTGATCCGAGTTACCAGCCTGCAACGCCAATTGAATGAATTGAAAAGAGATGTGGAGCGTCTGGAGAATGGTTCAACCGCAATCGCCAGCCCACGCTCCGACTACAATTACACCTTGTCGCCGAAGGAAGCATCTCCTTCACACACAAGCCCACCGGGTCAAACTGATCTGGATTTGGAGCTGCTTGCACTTATACAACAAGGGAAAAAAATTATGGCGATCAAACGACTGCGCGAGGCCAGAGGTCTTTCGTTGAAGGAAGCCAAAGACTATGTTGATTCCCTGGAACGGTAA
- a CDS encoding AAA family ATPase: MEMLKPPAETLYEVELRALREEDQGKRPPNWLLSPAYVRDFIIGRDKPALWNGEEIPITRKFYGNDVLIERAVVTLAGNRGLMLVGEPGTAKTMLSELLTAAISGTSLNTIQGTAGTTEDMIKYSWNYAMLLDKGPSEAALVPSPLYNGMKKGILTRFEEITRCPAEAQDSLISILSDKVMSIPELDGGVLFAQPGFNVIATANIRDKGVNEMSGALKRRFNFETIKPIHNVKMEAKIIESQARSLLLHSGIDIEINPDVVELLATTFMELRTGMTREGYKLDTPQASMSTAEAVSVYVQSAMTSYYYEDKAIALDRLVQNMLGTIAKENDKDLSILKTYFSKVVKERSREEGIWKDYYEERKWIG, translated from the coding sequence ATGGAGATGCTTAAACCACCCGCCGAGACATTATACGAGGTTGAATTACGTGCACTGCGAGAAGAGGATCAGGGAAAACGTCCCCCGAACTGGCTGTTATCTCCCGCCTATGTGCGTGATTTTATTATTGGCAGGGATAAGCCAGCGCTATGGAATGGAGAAGAAATCCCGATTACCCGCAAATTTTATGGCAATGACGTGTTGATCGAACGTGCAGTAGTCACTTTGGCAGGCAATCGGGGATTAATGCTTGTGGGAGAACCCGGAACAGCCAAGACCATGCTTAGCGAACTATTAACCGCAGCGATCTCCGGCACCAGCCTGAACACGATTCAAGGTACAGCAGGTACGACGGAAGACATGATCAAGTATTCATGGAATTACGCCATGTTGCTGGATAAAGGCCCTTCGGAAGCGGCGCTTGTACCATCGCCGTTATATAACGGAATGAAGAAAGGCATTCTTACCCGATTTGAAGAGATTACACGTTGTCCCGCTGAAGCGCAGGATAGTCTGATCAGTATTCTCAGTGACAAGGTTATGAGCATTCCCGAACTGGATGGCGGTGTACTGTTTGCCCAGCCGGGATTTAACGTTATTGCTACAGCCAATATTCGGGATAAAGGTGTTAACGAAATGAGCGGTGCCTTGAAACGGCGGTTCAATTTTGAAACGATCAAGCCCATTCATAACGTGAAGATGGAAGCCAAAATTATTGAATCCCAGGCAAGAAGCCTGTTATTACATAGTGGAATTGATATTGAAATTAACCCGGATGTGGTTGAATTGCTGGCTACAACCTTTATGGAACTGCGCACCGGCATGACACGGGAGGGCTACAAGCTTGATACACCTCAAGCCTCTATGAGTACAGCAGAAGCGGTGTCAGTCTATGTCCAGAGTGCGATGACTTCCTATTACTACGAAGATAAGGCTATTGCGCTGGATCGATTAGTGCAGAACATGCTAGGGACCATTGCGAAGGAAAACGACAAGGATCTGTCCATTCTCAAAACCTACTTCTCCAAGGTTGTTAAAGAACGTTCCAGGGAAGAGGGAATATGGAAGGACTATTATGAGGAGAGAAAATGGATCGGTTAA
- a CDS encoding aldo/keto reductase, whose protein sequence is MSYTQLPLHQHRIPASRMVLGCMRFGGEWDGFPITSDLVVEGHRAVEAAIEIGINHFDLADIYTRGKAEHVLGRVLSETPGLREQIIIQSKCGIRLVGDDEGPQRYDTSGAHILASVDGILERLGIDYLDILLLHRPDPLAHPQEIGEALAELHHSGKVRHFGVSNMGSEQIHLLQLHSKVPLIVNQLEMSLDKIGFVEAGVTVNRPQARDNVFPYGTMEYCQAEHIQLQAWGPLAQGRYTGRVVEGQRPEIAHTAGLVDRMAKERGVTPESIVLAWLMKHPAGIQPVIGSIRPERILACRDAANMELTRYEWYELYSASCGRRM, encoded by the coding sequence ATGTCTTACACACAACTTCCTTTGCATCAACACCGGATTCCGGCAAGTCGAATGGTTCTTGGCTGTATGCGTTTTGGGGGCGAATGGGACGGGTTTCCCATTACTTCAGATCTTGTCGTGGAGGGTCATCGAGCGGTCGAAGCGGCTATCGAAATAGGGATTAATCACTTTGATCTGGCGGATATATACACACGTGGTAAGGCAGAGCATGTATTGGGGCGAGTCTTATCCGAAACTCCTGGCTTACGTGAACAGATCATTATACAGTCGAAGTGTGGTATACGTCTTGTGGGTGATGATGAAGGACCGCAGCGTTATGACACTTCAGGTGCACATATCCTGGCGAGTGTCGACGGTATCCTGGAACGGCTTGGCATCGATTATCTGGACATTTTGCTGTTACACCGTCCTGATCCACTAGCCCATCCACAAGAGATTGGAGAAGCACTGGCTGAGCTGCATCATTCCGGTAAGGTACGCCATTTTGGTGTGTCCAATATGGGGTCTGAACAGATTCACCTTCTTCAACTTCATAGTAAAGTACCTCTGATTGTGAATCAGTTGGAGATGAGTCTGGACAAAATTGGATTCGTAGAAGCTGGTGTGACGGTGAATCGCCCCCAAGCCAGAGACAACGTATTTCCCTATGGCACGATGGAATATTGTCAGGCAGAACATATTCAACTGCAAGCTTGGGGTCCCCTTGCTCAAGGTCGATATACGGGCAGGGTCGTCGAAGGGCAACGCCCGGAGATTGCGCATACGGCTGGGCTGGTTGATCGAATGGCCAAGGAGCGTGGGGTGACACCGGAATCTATTGTACTGGCTTGGTTAATGAAGCATCCAGCAGGGATTCAGCCAGTCATTGGTTCGATTCGACCAGAACGTATTCTGGCCTGTCGTGATGCAGCAAATATGGAGCTTACCCGTTATGAGTGGTACGAGCTGTATTCCGCTTCATGCGGGCGTAGGATGTAA
- a CDS encoding cytochrome P450, with amino-acid sequence MKPNEINESSKPAFFTKEFTHNPYPVYEKLRKDEPVFRVMFPHGEFGWIITRYEDAVQILKDPRFSKDMVRRYGAENQSIFSNNMLFSDPPDHRRLRGLVQKAFTPKMVANMRSHIQDIADELLDNLPSQEKMNLIDDFAFPLPIIVISEILGVPAQDRDQFRIWSNTVIDASTAESAELFEQHSKEFTDYLTAWFAKVRQDPGTDLISQLVIAEESGQQLTEQELLGVVSLLIIAGHETTVNLIGNGILALLEHPEQRELLIKQPELIHNAIEEMLRYNGSVEFSTSRWALEDIEFRGQHIAQGELVIVALDSANRDEQQFKDADIFDITREKSSHLAFGKGIHLCLGAPLARLEGEIAVSTLLNRFPNMQLQADVNELEWRPGMIVRGVKEIPVQLK; translated from the coding sequence TTGAAACCGAATGAAATAAACGAATCCTCAAAGCCAGCGTTTTTTACCAAAGAATTCACACATAACCCTTACCCGGTGTATGAAAAGTTAAGAAAAGATGAGCCTGTTTTCAGAGTCATGTTTCCACATGGAGAATTCGGTTGGATTATTACCCGATACGAGGATGCAGTCCAGATTTTGAAAGATCCTCGCTTCAGCAAAGACATGGTCCGACGTTATGGCGCTGAAAATCAAAGCATTTTCTCGAATAATATGTTATTCTCCGATCCGCCAGATCATAGACGTCTTCGGGGACTTGTGCAGAAAGCATTCACACCCAAAATGGTCGCTAACATGCGAAGCCATATTCAGGACATCGCTGATGAACTGCTGGACAACCTCCCGTCACAGGAAAAAATGAATCTGATCGATGATTTTGCTTTCCCGCTGCCCATCATTGTTATCAGTGAAATTTTGGGAGTCCCTGCCCAGGATCGTGACCAATTCCGCATATGGTCCAATACGGTAATCGACGCTTCCACAGCGGAGAGCGCTGAGCTGTTTGAGCAGCATTCGAAGGAATTTACGGATTACCTTACGGCCTGGTTCGCGAAAGTACGCCAAGACCCGGGCACAGATCTGATCAGCCAGCTCGTCATTGCAGAAGAATCCGGGCAGCAGTTAACTGAACAAGAATTGCTTGGCGTGGTCTCCTTATTAATCATTGCCGGTCATGAAACAACCGTTAATCTCATCGGGAACGGCATTCTCGCCCTGCTGGAGCATCCGGAGCAACGCGAACTGCTGATCAAGCAACCCGAGCTTATTCACAATGCCATTGAAGAGATGCTGCGTTATAATGGATCGGTAGAGTTCAGCACATCCCGTTGGGCTCTTGAAGATATTGAATTCCGTGGACAGCATATTGCTCAAGGTGAACTTGTCATCGTTGCGCTTGATTCCGCCAACCGGGACGAACAGCAGTTTAAGGATGCTGATATCTTCGACATTACCCGCGAAAAAAGTTCACATCTGGCTTTTGGCAAAGGCATTCATCTCTGCCTCGGAGCCCCGCTTGCTCGTCTGGAAGGTGAGATTGCAGTCAGCACACTTCTGAATCGTTTTCCAAATATGCAGCTTCAGGCAGATGTGAATGAACTGGAATGGAGACCTGGCATGATTGTTCGTGGTGTCAAGGAAATCCCGGTTCAACTTAAATAA